The proteins below come from a single Periophthalmus magnuspinnatus isolate fPerMag1 chromosome 7, fPerMag1.2.pri, whole genome shotgun sequence genomic window:
- the rassf11 gene encoding ras association domain-containing protein 8, whose product MEVKVIVNGLPRVICGLTKDTTCQDVVIALAQALRQPGRYTLREKFKDFERCMTPSEHVLETLERYGELARDVQLTLIHNGPAGCDPTCHSKMGKYQPFPPLRRKDPGTRLRRGSSSLSLHRQSLPPLDEKKVEDVKRPKRKSLTIMEEAWEWLENLGKGKVYRTSSKKDICKKSDKMNRTSLEVTLSICKDGTGRNSKAKVKNDKVRADLDNQTSCCIKTQPKATATATACRYSETTMQELTSMVIEDEKIRLIENILGQKSSLEDLKIQIANVDRQIFDLEEHQRLRKTEEDAKQRATEDELEQILFWENELKAEVGHEKDLQTQFLEIKERVMECKAKIQTTNFDTRLSPKTSCVNDIGSAKELNNVGGVCGHVAPNKKSQCGEEGGPLHALVAPSQIKERRLTGPTELREWWKHWSQAQNTQNKIIHRSELTIYLRSTKV is encoded by the exons ATGGAAGTGAAGGTGATTGTAAATGGACTTCCTCGAGTCATCTGTGGGCTTACAAAAGATACCACTTGCCAGGATGTGGTCATTGCTTTGGCTCAAGCTCTAC gtCAGCCAGGACGCTACACATTACGAGAGAAGTTCAAAGATTTTGAACGGTGCATGACTCCGAGCGAGCATGTTTTGGAGACACTGGAGAGGTATGGAGAGCTGGCTCGAGACGTCCAGCTAACTCTGATCCACAACGGACCAGCGGGCTGTGATCCAACGTGCCATAGCAAAATGGGAAAGTACCAACCATTCCCTCCACTTAGAAGGAAAGACCCTGGCACTAGACTCCGACGGGGAAGCAGTTCTCTGAGTCTGCACCGACAAAGTTTACCTCCACTGGATGAAAAGAAAGTTGAGGATGTTAAAAGACCTAAAAGAAAATCACTAACCATCATGGAGGAGGCTTGGGAATGGCTGGAGAACCTTGGCAAGGGGAAAGTGTACAGGACATCAAGTAAAAAAGATATTTGTAAGAAAAGTGATAAAATGAACCGGACATCTTTAGAGGTTACCTTATCAATTTGCAAAGATGGTACAGGACGGAACAGCAAGGCCAAAGTCAAGAATGACAAAGTTAGAGCAGACTTGGACAATCAAACATCTTGCTGCATAAAGACTCAACCCAAAGCAACGGCAACAGCAACAGCGTGCAGGTACTCAGAAACTACAATGCAAGAGCTGACGAGTATGGTGATAGAGGATGAGAAAATTAGACTAATTGAAAACATATTAGGTCAAAAAAGCAGTTTGGAAGACCTTAAAATTCAAATAGCAAATGTGGACAGGCAGATTTTTGATTTAGAGGAACACCAAAGACTGAGAAAAACTGAGGAGGACGCTAAGCAGAGGGCTACAGAAGACGAACTGGAGCAAATTCTGTTTTGGGAGAATGAACTTAAAGCAGAAGTAGGCCATGAGAAAGATTTGCAAACACAGTTCTTGGAAATcaaagagagagtgatggagtGCAAGGCAAAAATACAGACAACAAATTTTGACACTCGACTAAGTCCAAAAACAAGTTGTGTAAATGATATAGGATCTGCAAAGGAGCTAAATAATGTTGGAGGTGTGTGTGGTCATGTGGCTCCAAACAAGAAGTCCCAGTGCGGAGAAGAAGGCGGCCCCCTTCACGCTCTGGTTGCTCCGTCTCAGATAAAGGAGAGGAGGCTCACAGGGCCCACAGAGCTGAGGGAGTGGTGGAAACACTGGTCACAAGcacaaaatactcaaaataagatCATTCACCGATCAGAGCTCACTATCTATCTGCGTAGTACCAAAGTGTAA
- the ampd1 gene encoding AMP deaminase 1: MPKVAMPETDDKMRAFAEKVFAAEVKDENVRDEVSMFDVAECPILNQEMAHHLHADDDMEKRKRHHRVCAMSLPTNAAQKGGATSVVSVQVDTPTYLEVPDFQRVAVIGDYAAGVTMDDFELACKGLYRALTIREKYMRLAYQRFPRTASTYLREIEGETFRPEDQLQPVFTPPPKNGEDPFDTKSLPPNLGYVARMKDGVIYVYNDAAAADKHQPKDLPCPDYNTFIDDMNFLIALIAQGPTKTYTHRRLKFLMSKFNVHEMLNEMEEMKELKINPHRDFYNVRKVDTHIHAAACMNQKHLLRFIKKSYRVDADRVVHNLKGREVTMKELFETLNLHPYDLTVDSLDVHAGRQTFQRFDKFNAKYNPVGASELRDLYLKTENHIGGEYFATIIKEVAGDLEDAKYQYAEPRLSIYGCNPNEWNKLSSWFVKNRVFSPQLKWMIQVPRIYDIFRGRNFVPHFGKMLENIFLPVFQATIDPHSNPDLSIFLNHVTGFDSVDDESKHSGHMFSTKSPKPEEWDITKNPSYTYYIYYMYANIAVLNQLRKQRGMNTFMFRPHCGEAGAITHLLASFMTADNISHGLNLKKSPVLQYLYFLTQIPIAMSPLSNNSLFLEYAKNPLLEFHQKGLMVSLSTDDPMQFHYTKEPLMEEYAIAAQVFKLSTCDMCEIARNSVLQSGLSNEEKTHFLGQDYLKEGPEGNDIRKTNVAQIRMAYRYETLCYELNLIKDGVKGE, from the exons ATGCCCAAAGTCGCAATGCCGG AGACGGATGACAAAATGCGGGCCTTTGCTGAGAAGGTCTTTGCAGCTGAAGTCAAAGATGAGAACGTTCGTGATGAGGTCTCCATGTTCGACGTGGCTGAGTGTCCAATCCTCAATCAGGAGATGGCCCACCATCTGCACGCCGATGATGACATGGAGAAGCG TAAGAGGCACCATCGTGTTTGCGCCATGTCCTTGCCTACCAACGCTGCCCAGAAGGGAGGTGCTACCTCTGTAGTGTCAGTGCAGGTGGACACCCCCACGTATCTGGAAGTACCAGATTTCCAGAGAGTGGCTGTCATCGGAGACTATGCTGCTGGG GTGACTATGGATGACTTTGAGCTGGCCTGTAAAGGTCTGTACCGTGCACTTACCATCAGGGAGAAGTACATGAGGTTGGCCTATCAGCGCTTCCCTCGCACTGCCTCTACATACCTGCGAGAGATTGAGGGAGAGACCTTCAGACCTGAAGACCAGTTGCAGCCAG TGTTCACTCCTCCACCGAAGAATGGAGAGGACCCCTTTGACACGAAGAGCCTTCCTCCAAACTTGGGCTATGTGGCCCGAATGAAGGATGGTGTCATCTATGTGTACAatgatgctgctgctgcagACAAACACCAGCCCAAAGACCTGCCCTGCCCTGACTACAACACCTTCATTGATGACATGAACTTCCTCATTGCTCTCATTGCACAAGGCCCAAC TAAGACTTACACACATCGTCGCCTGAAGTTCCTAATGTCTAAATTCAATGTGCATGAGATGCTGAATGAGATGGAAGAGATGAAGGAGCTGAAGATCAACCCTCACAGAGACTTCTACAATGTCAGAAAG GTTGACACCCACATCCATGCAGCTGCCTGCATGAACCAGAAGCACCTGCTGCGCTTCATTAAAAAGTCTTACCGTGTGGACGCAGACCGGGTGGTCCACAATCTCAAAGGTCGTGAGGTCACCATGAAGGAGCTGTTTGAGACCCTCAACCTGCACCCTTATGACCTGACTGTGGATTCCCTGGACGTGCATGCT GGCAGACAAACCTTCCAGCGCTTTGACAAGTTCAATGCCAAGTACAACCCTGTGGGAGCCAGTGAGCTGCGAGACCTTTATCTGAAAACAGAGAACCATATTGGAGGAGAGTACTTTGCCACCATTATCAAG GAAGTGGCTGGTGACCTGGAGGATGCCAAGTATCAGTATGCTGAGCCCCGTCTGTCCATCTACGGTTGCAACCCCAATGAGTGGAATAAGCTCTCCAGCTGGTTTGTCAAAAACAGAGTCTTCTCACCACAGCTCAAGTGGATGATCCAGGTCCCTAGGATTTA TGACATCTTCAGAGGCAGAAACTTTGTGCCCCACTTTGGAAAGATGCTGGAGAACATTTTTCTGCCTGTGTTCCAGGCCACTATTGACCCCCACTCCAACCCTGACCTCAGTATTTTCCTTAATCAT GTGACAGGCTTTGACAGTGTGGATGATGAGTCCAAACACAGTGGACACATGTTCTCCACTAAGAGCCCCAAGCCCGAGGAGTGGGACATTACCAAAAACCCCTCCTACACCTATTACATTTACTACATGTATGCCAACATTGCAGTGCTTAACCAGCTCCGCAA ACAGCGGGGTATGAACACATTCATGTTCAGGCCTCATTGTGGTGAGGCTGGGGCCATCACCCATCTGCTCGCCTCCTTCATGACAGCTGACAACATCTCCCATGGCCTCAACCTCAAGAAG AGTCCAGTCCTGCAGTACCTGTACTTCCTGACTCAGATCCCCATTGCCATGTCTCCTCTGAGCAACAACAGCCTGTTCCTGGAGTACGCCAAGAACCCTCTGCTTGAGTTCCACCAGAAGGGCCTGATGGTGTCTCTGTCCACTGATGACCCCATGCAGTTCCACTACACAAAG GAGCCCCTGATGGAGGAGTATGCCATTGCAGCTCAAGTCTTTAAACTTAGCACCTGTGACATGTGTGAAATTGCGAGGAACAGTGTTCTGCAGAGT